A genomic stretch from Sphingomonas faeni includes:
- the gpmA gene encoding 2,3-diphosphoglycerate-dependent phosphoglycerate mutase, with protein MPTLVLIRHGQSTWNLENRFTGWWDVDMTEKGEAEAKAAGELMAAKGLDFDQTFVSLQTRAIKTLNIALEAMGRLWLPVEKDWRLNERHYGGLTGLDKAETAAKHGDAQVHIWRRSFDVPPPALDDGSEFDLSKDRRYDGITIPKTESLKDTIARVLPYWDERIAPALKDGQRVLISAHGNSLRALVKHLSNIPDDEITSLEIPTGQPIVYELDADLKATDRYYLSER; from the coding sequence ATGCCGACCCTAGTCCTGATCCGCCACGGCCAGTCCACCTGGAACCTCGAGAACCGCTTCACCGGCTGGTGGGACGTCGACATGACCGAGAAGGGCGAGGCCGAGGCCAAGGCCGCGGGCGAACTGATGGCCGCCAAGGGTCTCGACTTCGACCAGACCTTCGTCAGCCTCCAGACGCGGGCGATCAAGACGCTCAACATCGCGCTCGAGGCGATGGGCCGGCTCTGGCTCCCGGTCGAGAAGGACTGGCGCCTGAACGAGCGGCATTACGGCGGCCTCACCGGGCTCGACAAGGCCGAGACCGCGGCCAAGCATGGCGATGCGCAGGTCCACATCTGGCGCCGCAGCTTCGACGTCCCGCCCCCGGCGCTCGACGACGGTAGCGAATTCGACCTGTCGAAGGACCGGCGCTATGACGGCATCACGATCCCCAAGACCGAGAGCCTCAAGGACACCATCGCCCGCGTGCTTCCATACTGGGACGAGCGCATCGCCCCCGCGCTGAAGGACGGCCAGCGCGTCTTGATCTCCGCCCACGGCAACTCGCTGCGCGCGCTGGTCAAGCACCTCTCCAACATCCCCGACGACGAGATCACCAGCCTCGAGATCCCGACCGGCCAACCGATCGTCTACGAACTCGACGCCGACCTGAAGGCAACGGACCGCTACTACCTCAGCGAGCGGTAA
- the ykgO gene encoding type B 50S ribosomal protein L36, with translation MKIRNSLKSLKDRHRDNRVIRRRGRTYVINKTNRRFKARQG, from the coding sequence ATGAAGATCCGCAATTCCCTGAAGTCGCTCAAGGATCGTCACCGCGATAACCGCGTGATCCGTCGTCGTGGCCGTACCTACGTCATCAACAAGACCAACCGTCGCTTCAAGGCACGCCAGGGTTAA
- a CDS encoding murein L,D-transpeptidase catalytic domain family protein has translation MHDEQGLVRERRALLKNSLVLAGALAVPGAVSATTRFSRPLTARDLKPMTQPPLPRTTVAVTSPKVVRPDLLRQAMASLSRHGSRIQHHDRIAIADFAAPSGKPRFHFIDLASGRSTSLLVAHGSGSDPAHTGYLERFSNRFGSNASSEGAFVTDDYYVGKHGRSQRLIGLDPTNNNALDRAIVVHSAWYANKDMIESHGMLGRSQGCFAVGERDLDQVFARLGAGRMIYAAKV, from the coding sequence ATGCACGACGAGCAAGGTCTTGTGCGCGAACGACGCGCGCTTCTGAAGAATAGTTTGGTATTGGCGGGGGCTCTGGCGGTGCCAGGTGCGGTATCCGCAACGACTCGCTTCTCGCGGCCACTGACGGCACGCGATCTGAAGCCGATGACGCAGCCGCCGCTGCCGCGCACCACGGTCGCGGTCACGTCGCCGAAGGTGGTTCGGCCCGACCTGCTGCGCCAGGCGATGGCATCGCTCAGCCGCCACGGCAGCCGCATCCAGCATCACGACCGGATCGCGATCGCCGATTTCGCGGCACCGTCGGGCAAGCCGCGCTTCCACTTCATCGACCTCGCCAGCGGGCGCAGCACGTCGTTGCTGGTCGCGCATGGCAGCGGGTCGGATCCGGCGCATACCGGGTATCTGGAGCGCTTCTCGAACCGCTTCGGCTCGAACGCCTCGTCCGAGGGCGCGTTCGTCACGGACGATTATTACGTCGGCAAGCATGGTCGCTCGCAGCGCCTGATCGGGCTCGATCCGACCAACAACAACGCGCTCGACCGTGCGATCGTCGTGCATTCGGCGTGGTACGCCAACAAGGACATGATCGAGAGCCATGGCATGCTCGGTCGCAGCCAGGGCTGCTTCGCGGTCGGCGAACGTGACCTGGACCAGGTGTTCGCACGCCTCGGTGCCGGCCGGATGATCTACGCCGCGAAGGTCTGA
- a CDS encoding M14 family metallopeptidase codes for MSPVTINAAFDGGNIRVVAIEGDRIDLEIVTDFQSDFFQWFYFRVAGAAGRTLTYRILNAGKSAYPFGWPGYKARASTDRQAWRMIETRYADGVLEFDFTADTDLAWFAYFAPYTMEMHEALVARTALLPGVAHRELGQSLDGQAIDCFTIGSGPKQVWIYGRQHPGESMTEWWMEGALERLTDSADPVTAALLAKVTFNVVPNMNPDGTRRGHLRTNAVGVNLNREWHTPTLEKSPEVLCVRNAMDQTGVDVAMDIHGDEAIPANFIAGFEGIASWTDAHGEKFYEYGRRLAAHTPDFQTEKGYPKSAPGSANLSMSTNQVAERFGAVSMTLEMPFKDHDANPDPEFGWSPERSKRLAHAMLETLADMIDEI; via the coding sequence ATGAGCCCGGTCACCATCAACGCAGCCTTCGATGGCGGCAACATCCGCGTTGTCGCCATCGAAGGAGACCGAATCGACCTGGAGATCGTCACCGATTTCCAGTCCGACTTTTTCCAGTGGTTCTATTTCCGCGTGGCGGGAGCGGCTGGACGGACTCTCACCTACCGCATCCTGAACGCTGGCAAGTCGGCCTACCCGTTCGGCTGGCCGGGCTACAAGGCGCGTGCCAGCACCGATCGCCAGGCGTGGCGGATGATCGAGACGCGGTACGCCGACGGCGTGCTCGAATTCGACTTCACCGCCGATACCGATCTCGCCTGGTTCGCCTATTTCGCGCCGTACACGATGGAGATGCACGAGGCTCTGGTCGCACGCACCGCGTTGCTGCCGGGCGTCGCGCACCGCGAACTCGGCCAGTCGCTCGACGGTCAGGCGATCGACTGCTTCACCATCGGCAGCGGTCCCAAGCAGGTCTGGATCTACGGGCGCCAGCATCCCGGCGAATCGATGACCGAATGGTGGATGGAAGGCGCGCTGGAGCGGCTGACCGATTCGGCCGATCCGGTCACCGCCGCGCTACTGGCGAAAGTTACCTTCAACGTCGTCCCCAACATGAACCCCGACGGTACGCGTCGCGGTCACCTGCGCACCAATGCCGTGGGGGTGAACCTCAATCGCGAATGGCACACGCCGACGCTAGAGAAGAGCCCCGAAGTCCTGTGCGTCCGCAACGCGATGGACCAGACCGGCGTCGACGTCGCGATGGACATCCACGGCGACGAGGCGATCCCCGCGAACTTCATCGCCGGCTTCGAAGGCATCGCCTCCTGGACCGACGCGCACGGCGAGAAATTCTACGAATACGGCCGGCGGCTCGCAGCGCACACGCCCGATTTCCAGACCGAGAAGGGCTATCCCAAGTCCGCGCCGGGCTCGGCGAACCTGTCGATGTCGACCAATCAGGTCGCCGAGCGCTTCGGTGCGGTGTCGATGACGCTGGAAATGCCGTTCAAGGATCACGACGCGAATCCCGATCCCGAGTTCGGCTGGTCGCCCGAGCGCTCGAAACGGCTCGCGCACGCGATGCTTGAGACGCTCGCCGACATGATCGATGAAATCTGA
- a CDS encoding HAD-IA family hydrolase, with protein sequence MKTAVIFDVGRVLYDWDPRILYERLIDDDRALDAFLRDVVTIDWHFQHDAGRDFADTSAELSALHPHHADLIAAWGPRFNESIGARIAGMHEIVEELDAAGVPLFAITNFSHEFWPPFRAREAHLFDRFRDVVVSGEEKMVKPDAAIYLLALARFGLAAEETVFVDDNAANVAAARALGIESVLFTDAASFRARLVELGLPIAA encoded by the coding sequence CTGAAGACCGCCGTCATTTTCGACGTCGGTCGTGTCCTTTACGACTGGGATCCCCGGATCCTGTACGAGCGCCTGATCGACGACGATCGGGCGCTCGACGCGTTCCTGCGCGATGTCGTGACGATCGACTGGCACTTCCAGCACGACGCTGGCCGCGACTTCGCCGACACCTCGGCGGAGCTGTCGGCGTTGCATCCGCACCATGCCGACCTGATCGCTGCCTGGGGGCCGCGGTTCAACGAAAGCATCGGTGCGCGAATCGCCGGGATGCACGAGATCGTCGAGGAACTGGACGCGGCCGGCGTACCGCTGTTCGCGATCACGAACTTCAGCCACGAGTTCTGGCCACCCTTCCGCGCGCGTGAAGCGCATCTGTTCGACCGGTTCCGCGACGTGGTCGTGTCGGGCGAGGAGAAGATGGTGAAGCCCGATGCGGCGATCTATCTGCTGGCGCTGGCGCGATTCGGGCTGGCGGCGGAGGAGACTGTGTTCGTCGACGACAATGCGGCGAACGTCGCGGCGGCGCGGGCGTTGGGGATCGAATCGGTGCTGTTCACGGATGCCGCGAGTTTTCGCGCGCGGTTGGTCGAGCTTGGGCTCCCGATCGCGGCTTAG
- a CDS encoding DUF4136 domain-containing protein, translated as MAVRSILVLALASASLTACATGPSLPPTEVLRYHLGEPIDRGTIAVQPLTGGGPASIEFKTYAAAVQGQLLQAGYSVPAPGAKPLLVATVGFTRTTQAGPPRQSPISIGIGGGGFSGGGGRRGGGGGVGLGGGVGFPIGGGGSTAILVSELSVTIKRTADQSPVWEGRAQSFADARKEDATTDIQAGKLARALFMGFPGESGRTIQVK; from the coding sequence ATGGCGGTACGTTCGATCCTGGTCCTGGCGCTGGCAAGCGCATCCCTCACCGCGTGCGCGACCGGCCCGTCGCTGCCGCCGACCGAGGTGCTGCGCTATCATCTGGGCGAGCCGATCGACCGCGGCACCATCGCGGTCCAGCCGCTGACGGGCGGCGGCCCGGCCAGCATCGAGTTCAAGACCTATGCCGCCGCCGTGCAGGGTCAGTTGCTCCAGGCTGGCTATAGCGTGCCGGCGCCGGGCGCGAAGCCGCTGCTGGTTGCTACCGTCGGCTTCACCCGTACCACGCAGGCGGGGCCGCCCCGGCAGTCGCCGATCAGCATCGGCATTGGTGGCGGCGGCTTCAGCGGTGGCGGCGGTCGTCGCGGCGGCGGTGGCGGCGTCGGGCTCGGCGGTGGCGTCGGCTTCCCGATCGGCGGCGGCGGCAGCACTGCGATCCTCGTCTCCGAGTTGTCGGTGACGATCAAACGGACCGCCGACCAGTCGCCCGTATGGGAAGGCCGCGCGCAGTCGTTCGCCGATGCCCGCAAGGAGGATGCGACGACCGATATCCAGGCCGGCAAGCTCGCCCGCGCGCTGTTCATGGGGTTCCCCGGTGAGTCCGGTCGCACTATTCAGGTGAAATGA
- the purE gene encoding 5-(carboxyamino)imidazole ribonucleotide mutase, with product MALVGIIMGSTSDWETMRHAAETLDALGVAYETKVVSAHRTPQRLYDYATTAADRGLKVVIAGAGGAAHLPGMAASMTHLPVLGVPVESKALKGMDSLLSIVQMPGGIPVGTLAIGKPGAINAGLLAAAILATSDDALAERLKAWRAAQTDAVATDPA from the coding sequence ATGGCTCTAGTCGGCATCATTATGGGCAGCACCTCCGATTGGGAGACGATGCGCCACGCCGCCGAGACGCTCGACGCGCTCGGTGTCGCCTACGAGACCAAGGTCGTCTCCGCCCACCGCACTCCCCAACGCCTCTACGACTACGCGACCACCGCGGCGGACCGCGGCCTGAAAGTCGTGATCGCAGGCGCAGGCGGCGCGGCGCACCTCCCCGGCATGGCCGCCTCGATGACGCATCTCCCGGTGCTCGGCGTGCCGGTCGAATCAAAGGCGCTCAAGGGCATGGATAGCCTGCTCTCGATCGTCCAGATGCCCGGCGGCATCCCGGTCGGCACGCTCGCGATCGGCAAGCCCGGCGCGATCAACGCTGGGCTGCTGGCGGCTGCGATCCTCGCCACCTCGGACGATGCGCTGGCCGAGCGCCTGAAGGCCTGGCGCGCCGCACAGACCGATGCCGTCGCCACCGACCCCGCCTGA